In a genomic window of Dyadobacter fermentans DSM 18053:
- a CDS encoding SusD/RagB family nutrient-binding outer membrane lipoprotein yields the protein MKILKHIPKIVFVFAVLIASSCKDNLTEINENPNGVDPNSANPNLLLPTVMTGVGNQYLKLGYGRIAGVIQHTQEDAWKNGFNDYDWTEEDDEWKAWYGFLRNNNLLYNRSVEMGFTFHQAVALTMKAFIFGTITDLWGDAPYTNALKGDEGELLPVFDSQEVIYKGIIEDLKQASALFATADVATYAPGYDVYYNGDKLKWQKFTNSLLLRYYMRVSSKLPDVAKAGIEQIYTSGIYLKEASDDAVMEYIGAASGDSWPTAIAFDVSQSNWRRRRPAATLLNNLVANNDPRLKVWFQPVHVRWVSDATLKTGVDEFIRKDGVIQNGVKSLTEQELREEIAAGHKFTRHFNPAMYKPERPDLFNGPLNTGEYVGIPAGMIDPTYYNENPTTGQQVQNQHASQLSYEYQGSKGGLLKARLASAAETSFILAEAAQKGWATGGAEVNYNNGIKQSLQTWGVADKYDAYVKTVAYKGTLAQIIEQKWIASWTASTEAWFDYRRTGLPVLVAGQAPASRALPLRFIYSNNELNNNGANVRGAIDKLEETNFSGPRKKNSQWSKPWLVQGTGKPW from the coding sequence ATGAAAATTTTAAAACATATTCCCAAAATCGTTTTCGTATTTGCCGTGCTGATAGCGTCGTCCTGTAAGGATAACCTCACGGAAATCAATGAAAACCCGAATGGCGTCGATCCCAACAGCGCCAATCCGAACCTGCTCCTGCCGACCGTTATGACCGGCGTGGGTAACCAGTACCTCAAACTCGGCTACGGCCGCATTGCAGGCGTGATCCAGCATACGCAGGAAGACGCGTGGAAGAACGGCTTCAACGATTACGACTGGACCGAGGAGGACGACGAATGGAAAGCATGGTACGGCTTCCTGCGTAACAACAACCTGCTTTACAACCGTTCCGTGGAAATGGGCTTTACATTCCACCAGGCTGTGGCGCTTACGATGAAGGCATTCATTTTCGGAACGATCACCGACCTCTGGGGCGACGCGCCATACACCAATGCGCTTAAAGGCGACGAGGGTGAATTGCTGCCCGTATTCGATAGCCAGGAGGTGATTTACAAAGGCATTATCGAAGACCTGAAACAGGCGTCGGCGCTCTTTGCCACCGCGGACGTTGCCACTTATGCGCCCGGTTATGATGTGTATTACAATGGCGACAAGCTGAAATGGCAGAAATTCACCAACTCACTGCTGCTGCGCTATTACATGCGGGTGTCGTCCAAGCTGCCCGACGTGGCGAAGGCGGGAATCGAGCAGATCTACACCTCGGGCATTTACCTGAAAGAAGCGTCCGACGACGCGGTGATGGAATACATCGGCGCTGCATCCGGCGACTCGTGGCCAACTGCCATCGCATTCGACGTGAGCCAGTCGAACTGGCGGAGAAGACGTCCGGCCGCTACGCTGCTGAACAACCTGGTAGCGAATAACGATCCGCGTCTGAAAGTATGGTTCCAGCCGGTGCACGTGCGCTGGGTATCCGACGCGACATTGAAAACGGGCGTGGACGAATTCATCCGCAAGGACGGTGTGATCCAGAACGGCGTGAAATCGCTGACGGAGCAGGAGCTGCGTGAGGAGATCGCGGCCGGGCACAAATTTACCCGCCATTTCAACCCGGCAATGTACAAGCCGGAACGTCCGGACCTTTTCAACGGACCACTGAACACCGGTGAATATGTAGGTATCCCCGCCGGGATGATCGACCCTACCTATTATAATGAGAACCCTACCACCGGCCAGCAAGTGCAGAACCAGCACGCATCGCAGCTGAGCTACGAGTACCAGGGTTCAAAAGGCGGCTTGCTGAAAGCACGTCTGGCATCCGCTGCCGAAACTTCCTTCATTCTGGCGGAAGCCGCCCAGAAAGGATGGGCAACGGGCGGCGCCGAGGTTAATTACAACAACGGCATTAAGCAATCGCTCCAAACCTGGGGTGTGGCTGACAAATATGATGCTTACGTGAAAACGGTTGCCTACAAAGGCACATTGGCGCAGATCATCGAGCAGAAATGGATCGCCAGCTGGACAGCTTCTACCGAAGCTTGGTTCGACTATCGCCGCACCGGTCTGCCTGTACTGGTGGCAGGCCAGGCGCCGGCTTCACGCGCGCTGCCGCTGCGTTTCATTTACAGCAATAACGAGCTGAACAACAATGGCGCTAATGTACGCGGTGCGATCGACAAGCTGGAAGAGACCAATTTCTCCGGTCCACGCAAGAAAAACAGCCAATGGTCGAAGCCGTGGCTGGTGCAGGGAACGGGCAAGCCGTGGTAG
- a CDS encoding SusC/RagA family TonB-linked outer membrane protein — translation MRPKATLKMAARCMLAAICLSGPDISARAAGPNNSQLLPVADRIKGKVTSAVDGAPIPGVNVLVKGTQLGTTTDADGAYTLDVDSKNAVLVFSYIGFNTAEMTVGGKSVVDVVLEESVATLQEAVVTALGIKRETRSLGYNVGKVEGRDVANVANENVLTSLSGRVSGVSINQTSGVGSSISIVIRGAASLKNNQPLFVVDGVPLANSLANVSEKGSGNKVDYGNAISDINPDDIESMSVLKGPSAAALYGSRAGNGVILITTKSGKKGKGLGVSFSTSNVFEKPYRYLDFHYKYANGERPFQLDEASAYWGGLPLDAGNKAVQWNSPLDANGQPVETELKSYKNNMKNFLQTGITSTNNLTVSGSTDKATYRVSYNNMSNRGLIPNSDLYRNSLSSALTFDMSKNVKLSTNINFVRSNSNSRPQTSERDGNPLQAVYYSPSYDVRDLKGVWKPGLEEIEQLTVAPGETDNPYFLAKHLTNAYVRDRLYGNLKLDWTIAPGLTAFIRYSHDMYDEDRETKIPWSYKSMAKGGYYLENVGRNEGNADFLVTKSIKAGAFDINISGGGNIMRQKGNSSNLGGRDLSVPGLYNISNIPVANRVVGNGSYKKAIYSLYALGSFGFKNQLYLDVTARNDWSSTLPEANRSYFYPSASLSWLASTTFNMPTSISLLKFRGGWAQVGNDTDPYQLYPNLGTGNWGNLVTANLGETLLNPTLLPEIATSTEGGVDLNMFNNRLRFDLTYYDRTNTNQIFNVPMAPSTGYASKNINAGKLVSRGWEIGIGGTPIDNRNGWTLDVNANFSRNRVTVKELAPNFPYFEQWSENGAGAYTFVGEQIGNIYSRGFATVTDPNSPYYRWPIIAYDGETGDMDWQQLGGRDNNVKVGNYNPDFMVGGQVNLSYKRFSLGLSLDWRQGGEFMSFTYRYGESDWKSQRQLDNLIPGSLYSPDELVALLKSDPEKYIIPKNGNFPRVGGHTAATGGFGADGDGAFIPGVWEDKDGNYHEWLGGPGTKYLPITAMYPWSYNQQVTFDASFVKLREITLTYKIPVLFNSVRNASLSVYTRNIMLWNAAKIGIDPERAFWADPGRGGFRQGIERQNVMPWTIPFGFKLNFDF, via the coding sequence CCAGCTGCTCCCTGTGGCCGACAGGATTAAAGGAAAAGTAACTTCCGCCGTCGACGGAGCGCCGATCCCGGGCGTAAACGTGCTCGTGAAAGGCACGCAGCTGGGTACCACCACCGATGCCGACGGCGCTTACACGCTCGACGTGGATTCCAAAAACGCCGTGCTCGTATTTTCCTACATCGGCTTCAATACCGCTGAAATGACGGTAGGCGGCAAAAGCGTTGTGGATGTAGTGCTCGAAGAAAGCGTGGCAACCTTGCAGGAAGCGGTTGTGACCGCACTCGGTATCAAACGCGAAACGCGTTCGCTGGGTTATAATGTAGGCAAAGTGGAAGGCCGCGATGTGGCTAATGTCGCGAACGAAAACGTGCTTACCTCCCTCTCCGGTCGCGTATCGGGGGTTTCGATCAACCAAACGAGCGGCGTCGGCTCTTCCATCAGCATCGTGATCCGCGGTGCGGCTTCGCTGAAAAACAACCAGCCGCTGTTCGTCGTGGACGGTGTGCCGCTGGCCAACAGCCTTGCCAACGTGAGCGAAAAAGGAAGCGGCAACAAGGTCGATTACGGTAATGCGATTTCCGATATCAACCCGGACGACATCGAAAGTATGTCGGTCCTGAAAGGCCCTTCGGCGGCTGCATTGTACGGCTCGCGCGCGGGTAATGGCGTGATCCTGATCACGACCAAGTCGGGCAAGAAAGGTAAAGGCCTCGGGGTATCGTTCTCGACATCCAATGTTTTCGAAAAGCCTTACCGCTACCTCGATTTCCATTACAAATATGCGAACGGCGAGCGTCCGTTCCAGCTCGATGAGGCCTCGGCTTACTGGGGCGGTCTGCCGCTCGATGCAGGCAACAAGGCCGTGCAATGGAACTCGCCCCTCGATGCGAACGGGCAGCCTGTTGAGACGGAGTTGAAGTCGTATAAGAATAATATGAAGAACTTCCTGCAAACGGGGATCACTTCGACCAATAACCTGACTGTCTCAGGCTCAACCGACAAGGCTACTTACCGGGTTTCGTATAACAATATGAGTAACCGCGGTTTGATTCCCAATTCGGACCTGTACCGCAACTCGCTTAGCTCGGCGCTGACATTCGATATGTCGAAAAACGTGAAACTGAGCACCAACATCAACTTCGTTCGTTCGAACTCGAACAGCCGCCCGCAGACGTCGGAGCGCGACGGTAACCCGTTGCAGGCCGTTTACTACTCGCCGAGCTACGATGTGCGTGACCTGAAAGGCGTTTGGAAGCCGGGCTTGGAAGAAATCGAGCAGCTCACCGTGGCGCCCGGCGAAACAGATAACCCTTATTTTCTGGCCAAACACCTTACCAACGCCTACGTCCGCGACCGCCTGTACGGAAACCTGAAACTCGACTGGACCATCGCACCAGGTCTGACGGCATTCATCCGCTATTCGCATGATATGTACGATGAAGACCGCGAAACCAAAATTCCATGGAGCTACAAAAGCATGGCCAAAGGCGGTTATTACCTCGAAAACGTAGGCCGCAACGAAGGTAACGCCGACTTCCTCGTGACGAAAAGCATCAAAGCAGGGGCATTCGATATCAATATCTCCGGTGGTGGTAACATCATGAGACAAAAAGGCAACAGCTCCAACCTGGGCGGACGTGACCTTTCGGTGCCGGGTTTGTACAACATCTCCAACATCCCCGTTGCCAACCGCGTAGTGGGCAACGGCAGCTACAAAAAAGCGATTTACAGCTTGTACGCATTGGGTTCTTTTGGTTTCAAAAATCAGCTTTACCTCGATGTGACGGCCCGCAACGACTGGTCGAGTACCTTGCCGGAAGCGAACCGCTCGTATTTCTATCCATCGGCGTCGCTGAGCTGGCTGGCCAGTACTACATTCAATATGCCTACGAGTATCTCCCTCCTGAAATTCCGCGGAGGCTGGGCGCAGGTGGGTAACGACACCGACCCTTATCAGCTCTATCCCAACCTGGGAACCGGCAACTGGGGTAACCTCGTAACCGCCAACCTGGGCGAAACATTGCTTAACCCGACCCTGCTTCCTGAAATCGCAACTTCTACCGAAGGAGGTGTGGATCTGAATATGTTCAACAACCGCCTGCGTTTTGACCTGACTTATTACGACCGCACGAACACCAACCAGATTTTCAACGTGCCCATGGCGCCTTCCACCGGGTATGCGAGCAAGAACATCAATGCCGGTAAGCTCGTGAGCCGCGGCTGGGAAATAGGGATCGGGGGTACGCCTATCGACAACCGCAACGGCTGGACGTTGGATGTGAATGCGAATTTCAGCCGCAACCGTGTGACGGTGAAAGAGCTGGCCCCCAATTTCCCTTATTTCGAACAATGGAGTGAAAACGGCGCGGGTGCCTACACGTTTGTAGGCGAGCAGATCGGTAATATTTACAGCCGCGGATTCGCCACCGTAACCGACCCGAATTCTCCTTACTATCGCTGGCCGATTATCGCTTACGATGGCGAAACCGGTGATATGGACTGGCAGCAGCTCGGTGGCCGCGACAATAACGTGAAGGTAGGTAACTATAATCCCGACTTCATGGTAGGTGGCCAGGTGAACCTCTCTTACAAACGCTTCTCGCTCGGATTGAGCCTCGACTGGCGCCAGGGCGGTGAGTTCATGTCGTTCACTTACCGTTACGGCGAGTCGGACTGGAAATCGCAGCGCCAGCTGGATAACCTGATCCCGGGAAGCCTCTACTCGCCTGACGAGCTGGTGGCATTGCTGAAATCGGACCCTGAAAAATACATTATCCCTAAAAACGGCAACTTCCCACGCGTAGGCGGCCACACGGCGGCGACGGGCGGTTTCGGAGCCGATGGTGACGGTGCATTCATCCCGGGCGTTTGGGAAGATAAGGACGGAAACTACCACGAATGGCTGGGCGGCCCTGGAACCAAGTATCTGCCTATTACAGCTATGTATCCTTGGAGTTACAACCAGCAGGTTACTTTCGATGCGTCGTTCGTGAAGTTGCGCGAGATCACATTGACCTACAAAATTCCCGTGCTGTTCAACTCGGTGCGTAACGCGAGCCTGTCGGTCTATACCCGTAACATCATGCTCTGGAACGCGGCGAAAATCGGGATCGATCCTGAGCGTGCATTCTGGGCAGATCCGGGCAGAGGCGGTTTCCGCCAGGGTATCGAGCGTCAGAACGTGATGCCGTGGACCATTCCATTCGGATTCAAGCTCAACTTCGATTTCTGA
- a CDS encoding S8 family peptidase has product MSTPFARKNAGEQFVIIQFFGIPDEAAISSLKSAGITLLDYIPENAYTAVATSGLDELALQMAGARAVLELQPEQKIQPGLPEGNIPAHALKEHGKVDVRISYVKTASYDDIVNELDARRIQLLSGDLRDYQVVEARVDVGGLLALAAMPWVQYIEAVPPPRDLLNDKSEAATRANVLASGLPGQRQLTGDGVVIGIGDIGSLLDHADVRSKLINMDDQGTYWHALHVAGTAAGAGIINEKYRGYAPAARLLMRATSDIWRQAPALVTNYGMVVTNNSYGGSVCQDFGAYNSDSYILDRQASELPHLQHVFAAGNSGQEPPCGGLPAGFGTVLGGSASSKSVITTGRTIPSGAISSASSRGPVKDGRIKPEIIAPGGSIFSTMPGNAYQAASGTSMAAPAVTGAAALLYQRYRQLNNGANPKNMLVKALLCNGATDRGLDGPDFTFGFGVMNLLRSVTMMEKGHYFNGTVAHEGLNGFEIQVPSNTALVKIMLYWNDPAPSMLTGAKALVNDLDLKLVRSGGDLLPSFPRKSNPQAAAVAGVDTVNNVEQIVLKSPAAGTYVVNVSGTKVPSGPQEFFLVYDIIENSTVLTHPVGGERFTKGDAIDIGWDSYGADESTFSVAYSLNDGASWTNLSTAVPAGTNQLTWNIPDASTATAKVRITQNSTGIVKESAPFTIMGVPVITLSANQCESYAAVQWTAVPGATDYEVMRMQGSEMCPVAVTSALTYVMSGLSRDSTYYISVRARKNGTPGRRAVAISHQPNFGTCQGIISDGDLAVDAILSPTRSGRLHTSTSLNDPQIVKVRLRNLDDQPVVQSFQVGYAVGADAAVHWETVHSDIDANGSLDYTFTQPVDMRNAGSYSLTVTVKLEGDQVASNNQKSLVIKQLNNTPISLPFTDDLESAVAQEASANTMGVGGTDRCDFSQELNLGRLRTSTDPVLAYSGSKGLTVDANSLGNTPYPTFLDATFNLAAYHADRDEVRLAFRYRHYQPPGKDWPLRMYVRAQDTDAWIPALESSLVPYFTRDRQYMQIVVDVSDLLRRNNKEFTTSFQVRWEQSFRNAAQTDGATIDDIRLFTTRSDVEMVRINASETQYCGSDGYQEFTFLVKNNGSEDCYGVPFETSLNGEVIHTGQVPVVRAGRDTLFAFHFASARLLGTDQTVKFQLKKPYDQNTGNDFGTTLARAARVISSFPYLEDFENGQGGWYTTESNPLWTFGTPGNAKLQQAASGTQAWTTNLSTPFSKETTSYLYSPCFAVTGMARPALSFSTSLDLSACAGGACDAAYIEYSVSGNTWMRLGEVNSGTNWYNARHSNADVWNVQDYTRWHVATVSIPNYFPGGYVRFRFVIKAKSASGRVGFGVDDIHMYDAQSMVYFNALPDNSAANAQVSGNEWVPLKLHNSLVAAINPNGQSLGQVSVKSYFDHGAMRIRNAQYYLGRSFTIDADGPGFSKPVSVRLYITDEETERLIQSPRKAGISQPSSAYELAITQYTGSNEDGDISNNGNATWAFHPGTTVRKVPYAQGYYLEFSVRTFSEFWFAKEFIGTGTPLPVKLAVFSATAAEQATRLEWLTELEENASHFEVQRSADARTWTALAARIPAQGEGGHRYEATDPSPLPGLNYYRLKMVDLDESYAFSQIVSVDFAAGDTQVTVFPNPVSGKLFVRAGRKRLASMEVHAVSGTRLLVSNSDQPVVDVSHVVPGMHWLTVHYTDGSRSHHKIVVVH; this is encoded by the coding sequence ATGTCCACTCCTTTTGCCCGAAAAAACGCAGGCGAGCAATTTGTAATAATCCAATTTTTCGGCATTCCGGACGAAGCGGCGATTTCATCATTGAAGAGCGCCGGCATCACCCTGCTCGACTACATTCCTGAAAACGCCTATACCGCCGTCGCTACAAGCGGGCTCGATGAGCTTGCCCTGCAAATGGCCGGTGCCCGGGCGGTACTCGAATTGCAGCCGGAACAGAAAATCCAGCCCGGGCTGCCGGAGGGTAACATCCCGGCCCACGCGCTGAAAGAGCACGGAAAGGTGGACGTCCGGATCAGCTATGTGAAAACGGCGTCGTACGACGACATTGTGAACGAGCTGGACGCCCGGCGCATCCAGCTGCTATCCGGCGATTTGCGTGATTACCAGGTCGTGGAAGCGCGGGTAGATGTGGGTGGGCTGCTCGCACTGGCTGCAATGCCCTGGGTGCAATATATCGAAGCAGTACCGCCGCCCCGCGACCTGCTGAACGACAAAAGCGAAGCCGCCACACGTGCGAATGTGCTGGCATCGGGCCTGCCCGGCCAACGCCAGCTGACCGGCGACGGAGTAGTGATCGGCATTGGCGACATTGGCAGCCTGCTGGACCATGCCGATGTCCGCAGCAAGCTCATCAATATGGACGACCAGGGCACCTACTGGCACGCTTTGCACGTGGCCGGCACCGCAGCCGGAGCGGGCATTATCAATGAAAAATACCGGGGATACGCGCCCGCGGCACGGCTGCTGATGCGCGCGACGTCCGACATTTGGCGACAAGCCCCCGCGCTCGTGACGAACTACGGGATGGTGGTGACCAACAACTCCTATGGCGGAAGCGTGTGCCAGGACTTTGGAGCCTATAATTCCGATTCTTACATCCTCGACCGGCAGGCATCGGAGCTTCCGCATTTGCAGCACGTGTTTGCGGCGGGGAACAGCGGCCAGGAGCCGCCGTGCGGCGGCCTGCCAGCCGGGTTCGGGACTGTGCTGGGAGGAAGTGCTTCTTCCAAAAGCGTTATCACTACGGGGCGGACCATTCCCAGCGGGGCCATTTCCAGCGCGTCAAGCCGCGGTCCGGTAAAGGACGGGCGCATCAAGCCGGAGATCATCGCGCCGGGCGGAAGTATTTTCTCAACCATGCCCGGAAATGCCTACCAGGCAGCGTCGGGTACCAGCATGGCAGCCCCGGCCGTGACCGGTGCGGCGGCATTGCTTTACCAGCGTTACAGGCAGTTGAACAACGGCGCCAATCCGAAGAATATGCTCGTGAAGGCGCTCCTCTGCAACGGCGCCACCGACAGAGGACTTGACGGCCCGGATTTTACCTTCGGGTTCGGAGTGATGAACCTGCTGCGTTCGGTTACGATGATGGAAAAAGGGCATTATTTCAATGGCACGGTGGCACATGAGGGGCTCAACGGGTTTGAAATTCAGGTTCCTTCCAATACGGCATTGGTCAAAATTATGCTCTATTGGAACGATCCGGCGCCTTCGATGCTCACGGGTGCCAAAGCGCTCGTCAACGACCTCGATTTGAAATTGGTCAGGTCTGGCGGGGATTTGCTGCCTTCGTTCCCCAGGAAAAGCAACCCGCAGGCAGCCGCGGTAGCTGGCGTGGACACGGTCAACAATGTGGAACAGATTGTCTTGAAAAGCCCGGCTGCGGGTACCTACGTCGTGAATGTGTCAGGGACGAAGGTGCCCAGCGGGCCGCAGGAGTTTTTTCTGGTGTACGACATTATCGAAAACTCGACGGTGCTCACGCACCCCGTCGGCGGCGAGCGCTTCACAAAAGGCGATGCGATAGACATTGGGTGGGATAGCTACGGAGCCGATGAAAGCACTTTTTCAGTGGCCTATTCGCTCAATGATGGTGCTTCGTGGACTAATCTCAGCACCGCCGTGCCGGCGGGGACAAATCAGCTCACCTGGAACATTCCCGACGCATCCACTGCCACCGCGAAGGTCCGCATTACGCAAAATAGCACCGGGATAGTGAAGGAAAGTGCCCCGTTCACCATTATGGGCGTGCCGGTGATCACGCTGTCGGCAAACCAATGCGAGAGCTATGCTGCCGTGCAATGGACGGCCGTGCCCGGTGCCACCGACTACGAGGTCATGCGGATGCAGGGCAGTGAAATGTGCCCTGTGGCGGTGACGAGCGCATTGACCTACGTGATGAGCGGCCTCTCGCGCGACTCTACCTATTATATTTCCGTGCGGGCGCGAAAAAACGGCACGCCGGGGCGCAGGGCCGTGGCGATCAGCCATCAACCGAACTTCGGGACGTGCCAGGGCATTATTTCCGATGGCGACCTGGCCGTGGATGCTATTTTGTCGCCCACGCGCTCGGGCAGGCTACACACTTCGACCAGCCTGAACGACCCCCAGATCGTAAAAGTAAGGCTCAGGAATCTGGACGATCAGCCGGTTGTTCAATCCTTCCAGGTCGGCTATGCGGTAGGGGCCGATGCGGCGGTGCATTGGGAAACGGTCCATTCGGATATCGATGCGAATGGCTCTTTGGATTACACCTTTACCCAGCCGGTAGATATGCGCAATGCGGGAAGCTATTCGCTCACGGTAACGGTGAAGCTCGAAGGAGACCAGGTTGCTTCCAATAATCAGAAGTCTTTGGTTATAAAACAATTGAACAATACGCCCATAAGCCTGCCATTCACCGATGACCTCGAATCGGCTGTGGCGCAGGAAGCGTCTGCCAATACCATGGGAGTGGGAGGGACAGACCGCTGTGATTTCTCGCAGGAGCTCAACCTCGGCCGCCTCCGGACTTCCACCGACCCCGTGCTCGCTTATTCCGGTTCCAAGGGATTGACGGTCGACGCAAACAGCCTCGGCAATACGCCCTATCCGACATTCCTGGACGCAACCTTCAATTTAGCCGCCTATCATGCCGACCGGGACGAAGTCCGCCTAGCATTCCGCTACCGGCATTACCAGCCGCCCGGCAAGGACTGGCCGCTGCGCATGTACGTGCGTGCCCAGGACACCGACGCCTGGATTCCGGCGCTGGAAAGCAGCCTCGTTCCGTATTTTACCCGTGACAGACAGTACATGCAGATCGTGGTCGATGTGAGCGACCTGCTCAGGCGGAACAACAAGGAATTTACGACCAGTTTTCAGGTAAGATGGGAGCAAAGTTTCAGGAATGCAGCTCAAACGGATGGCGCTACCATCGACGATATCCGTTTGTTCACAACGCGCAGCGACGTGGAAATGGTGAGGATCAATGCCTCCGAAACCCAATACTGCGGGAGCGACGGTTATCAGGAATTTACTTTTCTGGTCAAAAACAATGGCTCCGAGGATTGCTACGGTGTGCCTTTTGAAACATCTTTGAATGGTGAGGTGATTCACACAGGCCAGGTGCCGGTGGTGCGTGCGGGGCGTGATACGCTTTTTGCCTTCCATTTCGCGTCCGCCCGTTTGCTCGGCACCGATCAAACCGTAAAGTTTCAGCTCAAAAAACCGTATGATCAGAACACAGGCAACGATTTTGGCACAACACTTGCCAGAGCGGCCCGCGTGATTTCCAGCTTCCCTTATCTGGAAGATTTTGAAAACGGGCAGGGCGGCTGGTACACGACCGAAAGCAATCCGCTCTGGACATTCGGCACACCCGGCAATGCTAAATTGCAGCAGGCAGCCAGCGGCACGCAGGCCTGGACGACCAATCTGAGCACCCCGTTTTCGAAAGAAACCACTTCCTATCTCTACTCACCTTGCTTTGCGGTGACCGGCATGGCGCGGCCGGCGCTCAGTTTCAGCACTTCGCTCGATCTGTCGGCTTGCGCGGGCGGCGCGTGTGATGCGGCGTACATTGAATACAGCGTCAGCGGAAATACGTGGATGCGGCTGGGCGAAGTGAATAGCGGCACCAACTGGTACAATGCCCGGCATAGCAATGCGGATGTATGGAACGTGCAGGATTACACCCGGTGGCACGTGGCTACGGTTTCCATTCCCAACTATTTTCCCGGCGGCTATGTCCGTTTCCGCTTTGTGATCAAAGCCAAATCGGCTAGCGGCAGGGTGGGATTCGGGGTGGACGATATTCACATGTACGACGCGCAGTCGATGGTGTATTTCAATGCATTACCCGACAATTCCGCTGCTAATGCACAGGTGAGCGGCAATGAATGGGTGCCATTGAAGCTCCACAATTCACTGGTGGCGGCGATCAATCCCAACGGTCAATCGCTGGGGCAGGTGTCGGTGAAAAGTTATTTCGACCACGGAGCAATGCGGATCCGGAATGCGCAGTATTATCTGGGAAGAAGTTTTACGATCGATGCCGACGGTCCGGGGTTTTCGAAGCCGGTTAGCGTAAGGCTTTATATAACGGATGAAGAGACGGAAAGGCTTATCCAGTCGCCCAGAAAAGCCGGCATTTCGCAGCCTTCCTCCGCTTATGAACTTGCCATTACCCAGTATACGGGAAGCAATGAGGACGGCGATATTTCCAACAATGGCAATGCTACCTGGGCTTTTCACCCGGGTACGACTGTGCGTAAAGTACCATATGCGCAGGGCTATTACCTCGAATTTTCAGTGCGAACCTTCTCCGAATTCTGGTTTGCCAAAGAATTCATTGGTACGGGCACACCGTTGCCCGTGAAGCTCGCGGTATTTTCGGCCACGGCCGCCGAGCAGGCCACGCGCCTCGAATGGCTCACGGAATTGGAAGAGAACGCAAGCCATTTTGAAGTACAGCGAAGTGCCGACGCCCGCACATGGACTGCGCTTGCCGCCCGCATTCCCGCGCAAGGCGAGGGAGGGCACCGCTACGAGGCCACAGACCCATCGCCGCTGCCGGGCCTGAACTATTACCGGCTGAAAATGGTGGACCTTGACGAAAGTTATGCATTCAGTCAAATCGTTTCCGTGGATTTTGCCGCTGGTGATACGCAGGTGACCGTTTTTCCGAATCCGGTTTCCGGTAAACTGTTCGTCAGGGCGGGGAGAAAGCGATTGGCGAGCATGGAGGTGCACGCCGTTTCGGGAACGCGGCTGCTCGTGTCCAACTCGGACCAGCCGGTAGTGGATGTTTCGCATGTGGTACCCGGCATGCATTGGCTCACGGTCCATTATACCGATGGCTCCCGCAGCCATCACAAAATCGTGGTGGTGCATTGA